A single genomic interval of Helianthus annuus cultivar XRQ/B chromosome 6, HanXRQr2.0-SUNRISE, whole genome shotgun sequence harbors:
- the LOC110945005 gene encoding uncharacterized protein LOC110945005, translating into MADNKLHPAVTVSNIKNFVYVTLDNEAADYNMWSELFRIHCTAFLVADHLEPHPTKAASSSTNKQTTPPSSTDSWERLDAIVLQWIYATISPGLLKTIIKKGTTAYDAWVAIKNLFQDNKATRALYLKQQFANTRLENFSSMHEYCQPIKVLADQLNNVDATVDEQDLVLQTIAGLTEQYETVGTILQNTKPLPSFVEVRSQLCMNETTKANQALHSANKPATALHVHSPSSPATPTSASQTQSDPMRGRPKTRGRGRGRFSTNQSTRPRSQNTQYSQPNHPYIIFPNNNNWASTQWATLLNNQNRFSPQQTNPPCPYPLTPRSNTSQGILGSHPAQAHVATYSPTPTDIAQALYTLSMSQPTDPIGYMDTGATGHMEQPGITSPSVF; encoded by the coding sequence ATGGCTGATAACAAATTACACCCTGCTGTCACGGTGTCAAACATCAAGAACTTTGTTTACGTTACCCTCGACAATGAAGCCGCTGATTACAACATGTGGTCAGAACTTTTCCGGATTCATTGCACGGCTTTCCTAGTAGCCGATCACCTTGAACCCCATCCAACCAAGGCTGCCTCCTCctccacaaacaaacaaacaacccctCCTTCTTCGACCGACTCATGGGAACGCCTTGATGCCATAGTTCTGCAATGGATCTATGCCACCATCTCTCCGGGTCTTCTGAAAACCATCATCAAAAAGGGCACCACTGCGTATGACGCCTGGGTGGCGATTAAAAATCTCTTTCAAGACAACAAAGCTACCCGAGCCCTCTACCTAAAACAGCAATTTGCCAACACTCGCCTTGAAAACTTCTCTTCCATGCATGAATATTGTCAACCCATCAAAGTTTTAGCCGACCAACTCAACAATGTTGATGCGACTGTCGATGAACAAGATTTGGTCCTACAAACTATCGCTGGGCTTACTGAGCAATATGAGACCGTGGGTACCATTCTCCAAAATACTAAGCCATTACCCTCCTTCGTTGAGGTTCGTTCTCAACTTTGCATGAACGAAACAACTAAAGCCAATCAAGCCCTGCACTCCGCCAACAAACCCGCCACCGCCCTTCATGTCCACAGCCCATCCTCTCCTGCTACACCCACATCTGCCTCCCAAACCCAATCGGACCCCATGCGTGGACGGCCCAAGACTCGTGGTCGCGGAAGGGGCCGTTTTTCAACTAATCAGTCCACTAGGCCCAGATCGCAAAATACCCAATATTCACAGCCCAATCATCCCTACATAATCTTTCCAAACAATAACAATTGGGCCTCAACCCAATGGGCCACCCTCCTCAACAATCAAAACCGCTTTAGCCCACAACAAACCAACCCCCCTTGTCCCTACCCGTTAACCCCACGGTCCAACACCTCCCAAGGTATTCTCGGCTCCCACCCTGCTCAGGCCCACGTGGCTACCTACAGTCCGACACCAACGGATATTGCACAGGCACTCTACACACTCTCTATGAGTCAACCCACGGATCCGATTGGATACATGGATACTGGCGCAACAGGACATATGGAGCAGCCAGGTATAACCTCTCCGTCTGTTTTTTAA
- the LOC110865851 gene encoding uncharacterized protein LOC110865851 — translation MYFLFFLSFVGAMVNPGHKLGVLKEKKKPKRGLEDPLVVFGWDVMLMILNHLDARSLALSLMVSRSWHGVASSDAIWAKKCEELWAGKAHLPRISQIKGLSKLAAYSLSIMDGKRSRILKEDLWDHSWEFHFKKSAPGYWLNLDPYWKGTRPLMRRYFHPDGSQTADPDDKVWGGHECCYTIVTSLLGDGKIREHYVRIGRWPQMSILRKRDWGWKMSNHLYSYSSIPDVADKKGGTGPCFSAV, via the exons ATGTACTTCCTTTTCTTCCTCTCCTTTGTTGGAGCCATGGTAAACCCTGGACACAAACTGGGGGTGTTGAAGGAGAAGAAGAAACCCAAAAGGGGATTGGAGGACCCATTAGTTGTATTTGGTTGGGATGTGATGTTGATGATACTCAACCATCTGGACGCACGCAGCTTGGCACTATCGCTCATGGTCTCTCGCAGCTGGCATGGGGTGGCGTCTAGTGACGCTATCTGGGCTAAAAAG TGCGAAGAGTTATGGGCCGGAAAAGCACATCTACCTCGTATCTCTCAAATCAAGGGGTTGTCAAAGTTGGCTGCTTACTCCTTGTCTATAATGGATGGCAAACGT aGCCGAATCTTGAAGGAAGACCTATGGGATCATTCTTGGGAGTTCCACTTCAAAAAG TCAGCCCCAGGATACTGGCTCAACTTGGATCCATACTGGAAAGGGACGCGCCCACTAATGCGACGCTATTTTCACCCAGATGGGAGTCAAACCGCTGATCCTGATGACAAGGTGTGGGGAGGCCATGAATGTTGTTACACCATAGTCACAAGTTTGTTGGGAGACGGGAAGATTAGAGAGCATTATGTGAGGATCGGTCGATGGCCCCAAATGTCGATCTTGAGGAAACGTGATTGGGGATGGAAAATGTCAAACCACCTCTACAGCTATTCAAGCATTCCAGATGTTGCTGACAAGAAGGGTGGCACTGGTCCTTGCTTTTCGGCAGTTTGA